Proteins encoded by one window of Thalassoroseus pseudoceratinae:
- a CDS encoding ArnT family glycosyltransferase, whose amino-acid sequence MRWVERHPLLTVLLVAGSLRLTAAFGVQWYLDDVAHRAYLIAGDADGYWQLAETIVNGEPYEIYDPPRRVLRMPGFPVILAAAMKLGGGSPLFVRIVLAAIGTAACGLTFCLGRELTNATTGLLAGLLVALSPLQVGFSVLILSETTFAVPMIASLWAFTILLRTDWSDQPVRGIFVASGVGISIGLAVLIRPTWLPMALVFAGVCVLTKRFRPSSLLHGVVVIGSTVLVLLPWTIRNWQVTGRPIMTTLWAGPSLYDGLNPHATGASDMRFLEDDGLLESLSEDELNRHYWQAAWQYAQENPGRSVVLAFRKVGRLWSPWLNAEAAQRWFVQVPVVLTTLFLFGSGLVGFWDQRRNLLLLGITVGPALFLTAVHTLFVGSVRYRLPMEFPLAVLAAIGVQSVYCSFPKRQPEVAQ is encoded by the coding sequence ATGCGTTGGGTCGAACGCCATCCATTGCTGACGGTGTTGTTAGTTGCAGGCAGCCTGCGACTAACGGCGGCGTTCGGCGTGCAGTGGTATCTTGATGATGTCGCACACAGAGCCTATCTCATCGCCGGAGATGCGGACGGCTATTGGCAGTTAGCGGAGACCATCGTCAATGGAGAGCCCTACGAGATTTACGATCCGCCACGCCGAGTCTTGCGGATGCCTGGATTCCCCGTGATTTTAGCGGCGGCGATGAAACTCGGCGGCGGAAGTCCGTTGTTTGTGCGGATCGTATTAGCGGCGATTGGAACGGCGGCGTGCGGTCTGACGTTCTGCTTGGGCCGAGAACTCACCAATGCCACAACCGGACTTCTCGCGGGTTTGTTGGTTGCGCTCTCTCCGCTGCAAGTTGGGTTCAGTGTTTTGATCCTCAGCGAAACCACCTTCGCCGTCCCCATGATTGCCAGTCTGTGGGCATTCACAATTCTGCTACGGACCGACTGGAGTGATCAACCGGTCCGGGGGATTTTCGTCGCATCCGGAGTCGGAATCTCAATCGGTTTGGCGGTGTTGATTCGTCCGACGTGGTTGCCAATGGCGTTGGTGTTCGCGGGTGTCTGTGTACTGACGAAACGGTTTCGGCCGTCGAGCTTGCTTCACGGCGTTGTCGTCATCGGCAGTACCGTGTTGGTTTTGTTGCCCTGGACGATCCGGAATTGGCAGGTGACTGGTCGCCCCATCATGACGACACTCTGGGCCGGTCCGAGTCTGTATGACGGGCTGAATCCGCATGCAACCGGCGCAAGTGATATGCGGTTCCTCGAAGATGATGGTTTGCTTGAGAGTTTGAGCGAAGACGAATTGAATCGTCATTATTGGCAAGCTGCTTGGCAGTACGCGCAAGAGAATCCCGGCAGAAGCGTTGTTTTGGCGTTTCGGAAAGTGGGACGACTCTGGAGTCCGTGGTTAAACGCCGAAGCCGCACAACGTTGGTTTGTGCAAGTTCCGGTCGTCTTAACTACCCTGTTCCTGTTTGGTTCCGGCCTGGTCGGTTTTTGGGATCAGCGGCGAAATCTTTTGCTCCTGGGCATCACCGTCGGTCCGGCACTATTCCTGACTGCGGTTCATACGCTTTTTGTGGGGTCGGTTCGCTATCGATTGCCGATGGAATTCCCCCTCGCCGTCTTGGCAGCGATTGGAGTGCAATCCGTATATTGCTCCTTCCCAAAGAGACAACCGGAGGTCGCCCAATGA
- a CDS encoding aldose 1-epimerase family protein — translation MNRSKNVLVDVKDGVFLDNWRIDAAEAGQSGNWSVTTRRMRGGLSDGVDVVTLNNGELSIDILPTRGMGIWRGEYQGIRLGWDAPVSLPVHPKFVDLQRRGGIGWLDGFNEWLCRCGLSFLGPPEPEEGTTLHGRISNQPAHQLWLEIDEDARTLAIVGIVEESSLFDARLQLTSRVETSWDSGAISIVDEITNMGGTPADVELLYHINNGPPVLGEGATCVAAFESMAPRDARAAEGISEWNRFAGPEASYTEQAYFFQPIPDDNGMAEVLLKNADNSAGLSVQFDQFSLPYFVLWKNTRAEADGYVCGLEPATCLPNTRTFEREQGRVISLEAGQSRKCRLNLSVHSGAEDVSARVQSINATQQATEPTIHPKPIGNWSP, via the coding sequence GTGAACCGATCGAAAAATGTTCTCGTCGACGTCAAAGACGGGGTCTTTCTCGATAATTGGCGAATCGACGCCGCCGAAGCCGGACAGTCGGGAAATTGGAGCGTCACAACGCGGCGGATGCGTGGCGGACTTTCGGACGGTGTTGACGTCGTCACGCTGAACAACGGCGAACTCAGTATCGATATTCTGCCCACGCGGGGAATGGGAATCTGGCGAGGGGAATATCAAGGTATCCGCCTCGGTTGGGACGCACCAGTTTCATTGCCGGTGCATCCAAAATTTGTCGATCTGCAGCGTCGCGGTGGAATTGGCTGGCTCGATGGATTCAACGAATGGCTGTGCCGATGCGGTTTATCGTTCCTCGGCCCACCGGAGCCAGAAGAAGGAACCACGTTGCACGGGCGAATCTCGAATCAACCAGCTCATCAACTTTGGTTGGAGATCGACGAAGATGCTCGAACGTTGGCCATCGTCGGTATCGTGGAGGAATCCTCTCTGTTCGACGCGCGACTGCAACTGACATCACGTGTCGAGACTAGCTGGGATTCCGGTGCGATCTCGATCGTCGATGAGATCACGAACATGGGAGGCACGCCAGCCGATGTGGAATTGCTCTATCACATCAACAACGGTCCGCCGGTACTTGGTGAGGGAGCCACCTGCGTGGCTGCGTTCGAGAGCATGGCCCCCCGTGATGCCCGCGCTGCGGAAGGAATTTCGGAATGGAATCGGTTCGCCGGCCCCGAGGCTAGCTACACCGAACAGGCTTACTTTTTCCAGCCGATTCCCGACGACAATGGAATGGCCGAAGTGTTGCTCAAGAATGCCGACAACAGTGCAGGTTTGAGCGTGCAGTTCGATCAATTCAGCTTGCCGTACTTTGTGCTTTGGAAAAACACCCGAGCCGAGGCCGACGGATACGTGTGCGGCCTGGAACCCGCGACATGCTTGCCGAACACACGGACGTTCGAGCGTGAACAAGGCCGCGTGATCAGTTTGGAAGCGGGTCAGTCGCGAAAATGTCGCTTAAATCTTTCAGTCCATTCCGGAGCGGAAGACGTGTCCGCTCGAGTGCAATCGATCAACGCCACTCAGCAAGCCACCGAACCAACGATCCACCCGAAACCTATCGGCAATTGGAGCCCGTAA
- the cpaB gene encoding Flp pilus assembly protein CpaB, with protein MKKLTPALVTLLMLGVVGLLIGVYIFKKLTAGDDVAEAPRTRNVPMAIADIESGTLITEAHLGQGPVLTDEMERDTLLNNRVIVGRVAKTEIKRATAIRSGNLFPPNEGPALEVADGMRAVTVVVGPNDDLVDGLVRVGTYVDMLFSPDNTNDPRMQGGTTLTLLKGIKVLALNRTMRSTNRVDRGGNTATLEVTPQQAIILTEVQRGGNITLALNPDGRNGTGVSVSSDDRASLEEILDLEPIPEPTPPFATEIFKGGARDVLRFREGERTDVNPVDPRDTQPMPQDTPLTVKNEQPETKPAEKPVSQTVALQRFVRSR; from the coding sequence GTGAAAAAACTCACCCCAGCACTTGTGACCCTGCTCATGCTCGGCGTCGTCGGGCTGTTGATCGGGGTGTACATCTTTAAGAAACTCACCGCCGGTGATGATGTCGCCGAAGCCCCACGCACCCGCAACGTGCCAATGGCCATTGCCGACATCGAGTCGGGAACACTCATCACCGAAGCCCACTTGGGCCAAGGCCCCGTCCTGACAGATGAAATGGAACGCGACACACTGTTGAACAATCGCGTGATTGTCGGCCGCGTTGCGAAAACGGAAATCAAGCGAGCCACCGCGATTCGCTCTGGCAACTTGTTTCCGCCGAACGAAGGTCCGGCACTCGAAGTCGCCGATGGCATGCGAGCCGTCACCGTGGTCGTCGGACCGAACGATGACTTGGTCGATGGCTTGGTCCGCGTCGGAACGTACGTCGACATGCTGTTCTCTCCTGACAACACCAACGATCCACGGATGCAAGGTGGAACGACTTTGACGCTGCTCAAGGGAATCAAGGTGTTGGCTCTCAACCGCACGATGCGAAGCACTAACCGTGTGGACCGAGGCGGCAACACAGCCACTCTCGAAGTCACCCCGCAACAGGCCATCATCCTGACGGAAGTTCAACGTGGTGGAAACATCACGCTGGCTCTCAATCCAGACGGCCGCAACGGAACTGGTGTCAGCGTCAGCAGTGACGATCGGGCTTCGCTCGAGGAAATTCTCGATCTGGAACCAATCCCGGAACCGACTCCCCCATTCGCCACGGAAATCTTCAAAGGCGGAGCACGCGATGTCTTGCGATTTCGTGAAGGGGAACGAACGGATGTAAACCCGGTGGACCCACGAGACACCCAACCGATGCCACAAGACACACCACTAACGGTCAAGAACGAGCAACCCGAAACCAAACCGGCCGAGAAACCGGTCAGTCAAACCGTCGCGTTGCAACGCTTCGTTCGATCCCGCTAA
- a CDS encoding FHA domain-containing protein, translated as MAIYLVPIDNGRPIVLDKAVVFVGRHPECDVILKDSRKVSRKHCCLAQVDDRIVVRDLGSMNGIRVNGRQVRKETTIHLNDELSIGDVTYRIKSRRQMLDGMQSGDVEQLSEPSPRKPASPPPSPLIRAINEGDVDISQDFPVPLSDSLANESELPSRFVDGRSSEPSE; from the coding sequence ATGGCGATTTATCTTGTCCCAATTGACAATGGGCGACCGATCGTGCTCGACAAAGCCGTCGTGTTCGTCGGTCGGCACCCCGAGTGCGATGTCATCCTCAAAGACAGCCGAAAAGTCTCGCGGAAGCATTGTTGTCTCGCCCAAGTGGACGACCGCATTGTCGTCCGTGATTTGGGCAGTATGAACGGCATTCGTGTGAATGGTCGTCAGGTCCGCAAGGAAACGACGATCCATCTCAACGATGAGTTGTCGATCGGCGATGTCACGTATCGCATCAAATCGCGTCGTCAGATGCTCGATGGGATGCAGTCCGGTGATGTTGAGCAACTTTCCGAACCGTCGCCCCGGAAACCGGCCAGTCCTCCGCCATCCCCATTGATTCGGGCAATCAACGAAGGCGATGTGGACATCAGCCAGGACTTTCCTGTTCCACTCTCGGACTCACTCGCCAACGAATCCGAACTTCCGTCCCGATTCGTCGACGGCCGCTCCTCGGAACCTTCCGAGTGA
- a CDS encoding glycosyltransferase family 2 protein → MPSQEFETVTDERPYSQQWYNNLRQTLGETACRQLGFYAIPADLLLSVVIPVYNEEQTLRQIVDSVRSVPIRKEIILVDDCSQDSSRAIIEELQSEEDVENRIQTVFHDRNQGKGAALKTGFGKATGDVVLVQDADLEYDPSEYPRLLRPIVEGKADVVYGSRFLGDQPHRVLYYWHYLGNRFLTTLSNAFTNLNLTDMETCYKVFRKEVMEEIEPRLKQRRFGFEPEVTARVARRHFRVYEMSVSYSGRTYEQGKKIGWRDGLQALWCIVRYGIAD, encoded by the coding sequence ATGCCGAGCCAGGAATTTGAAACCGTTACGGACGAACGACCTTATTCTCAGCAATGGTACAACAATCTTCGCCAGACCCTCGGCGAGACAGCGTGCCGACAACTCGGTTTTTATGCAATCCCAGCGGATTTGCTGCTCTCAGTGGTGATTCCGGTCTACAACGAAGAACAAACGCTGCGGCAAATCGTTGACAGCGTACGGTCCGTGCCGATCCGCAAAGAGATCATTCTCGTTGACGATTGTAGTCAGGATTCTTCGCGTGCGATCATAGAAGAGTTGCAGTCTGAAGAGGATGTTGAGAACCGAATCCAGACTGTGTTTCATGATCGGAACCAAGGCAAGGGGGCCGCATTGAAGACCGGGTTCGGAAAAGCAACCGGTGATGTCGTGCTGGTCCAAGATGCCGACTTGGAGTACGACCCGTCGGAGTATCCCCGATTGCTTCGTCCCATCGTCGAGGGCAAAGCCGATGTGGTCTACGGCAGTCGATTCCTGGGAGATCAGCCGCACCGCGTGCTGTACTATTGGCACTACCTGGGGAACCGGTTTCTCACGACTCTCTCGAATGCGTTTACCAATCTGAACTTGACCGACATGGAAACGTGTTACAAAGTCTTCCGAAAGGAAGTGATGGAGGAAATCGAACCTCGGCTCAAGCAGCGACGGTTCGGTTTCGAGCCGGAAGTCACCGCTCGGGTGGCTCGGCGACACTTCCGAGTTTACGAGATGTCAGTGAGTTACTCCGGTCGAACCTACGAGCAAGGCAAGAAGATTGGCTGGCGAGACGGTTTGCAAGCTCTCTGGTGTATCGTCCGATACGGAATTGCCGACTGA
- a CDS encoding pilus assembly protein TadG-related protein, with protein MISLRSNPKTQRPARRTHHRSGLLTPAVGIVLLILMIVFALLIDSIWLDNAQLELQQSTDAAALAAAAELAHDDLLRDDPNWVTRLEAARQSAAEIARLNLVGGRSLRLDTSEDGDLWFGRLVTNDEGRTTFISTDTAPRTVVVNGRQSLKKGNPIGLLLQDAVGNATGELKIRSEASIDNFVIGVRPLPATTVPGLPLAINLNAEYDDRLSWESAIDLGLGEDNWSYDPVTRSVSNTPDGIKEIIIRSKANDEDATEANLQLVDLNTELSDLPLYHQIQDGWTAKALEQFGGQLVLADDTIEAVSSAVINDDVQESLDLVKGEARIVLLYDQITPSGSNGFGTVRIAGFAAGRIVAIIRKPDDSCEITFQPAVIATRTAVRADGVYSVGELTDAERAALENPYIYKISLTH; from the coding sequence ATGATTTCCCTTCGTTCGAATCCGAAAACCCAAAGGCCAGCACGGCGGACCCATCACCGGTCCGGCTTGCTGACGCCGGCGGTCGGAATCGTGTTGCTCATCCTGATGATCGTCTTTGCTTTGCTCATCGACAGCATTTGGTTGGACAACGCGCAGTTGGAACTGCAACAGTCCACCGATGCGGCAGCTTTGGCCGCAGCCGCGGAGTTGGCTCATGATGATCTCCTTCGGGACGATCCCAATTGGGTCACGCGGTTGGAAGCAGCAAGGCAGTCGGCCGCGGAAATTGCTCGGTTGAATCTGGTTGGTGGCCGATCACTTCGATTGGATACGAGTGAAGACGGCGACCTTTGGTTCGGTCGGCTTGTCACGAATGACGAAGGCCGAACGACTTTCATCAGCACGGACACCGCACCGCGGACCGTCGTGGTGAATGGTCGGCAGTCACTCAAGAAGGGCAACCCAATTGGTTTGCTGCTGCAAGATGCGGTTGGCAATGCAACGGGCGAACTGAAAATCCGGTCCGAGGCGAGCATCGACAACTTCGTAATCGGTGTTCGACCGCTCCCCGCGACTACAGTGCCGGGGCTGCCATTGGCGATCAATTTGAATGCGGAATACGACGACCGACTCAGCTGGGAATCGGCAATTGATCTCGGTCTGGGTGAAGACAATTGGAGTTACGACCCGGTCACGCGGTCGGTCTCCAACACACCGGACGGCATCAAGGAAATCATCATCCGCAGCAAAGCCAACGATGAAGATGCCACCGAAGCCAACCTTCAACTCGTTGACTTGAACACCGAACTGAGCGACCTTCCGCTGTACCACCAAATTCAAGATGGTTGGACGGCGAAGGCGCTGGAACAGTTCGGCGGTCAGTTGGTCCTCGCGGACGATACAATTGAAGCCGTTTCCAGCGCAGTCATCAACGATGATGTGCAAGAGTCGCTCGATCTGGTGAAGGGAGAAGCCCGGATCGTGCTGCTCTACGACCAAATCACCCCATCCGGCAGCAATGGATTCGGAACCGTTCGCATCGCCGGTTTTGCCGCCGGGCGAATCGTGGCGATCATCCGGAAACCAGACGACAGCTGTGAAATCACCTTTCAACCCGCCGTCATCGCAACCCGAACCGCCGTTCGCGCGGACGGCGTTTACTCGGTCGGCGAACTGACCGACGCGGAACGCGCTGCGTTGGAAAACCCGTACATCTACAAAATTTCTCTCACTCACTGA
- a CDS encoding CpaF family protein, with amino-acid sequence MVTDVKTPTNGETRSSADNRREFQKLKTRLHSRMVDAIDLSKAGELEEEKLREQLRNLASHLCSLEQVHLPAKQRESMVREIMDEIYGFGPLESLMTDPDVTDVLVNGPDRVFVERRGMLEPTDVRFADEAHLLQVIQRLVSRAGRRIDEVSPMVDAKLPDGSRLNAVIPPLALAGPTVSIRRFASRGILFEDMVEKHSLAQEMADFLSAIVKGRLNVLISGGTGAGKTTLLNNLSRFVPVTERVITIEQTAELQLQQPDVVSLEMRPANVEGRGEIDQRELLKNSLRMRPDRIIVGEARGGEVLDLLQAMNTGHDGSMSTVHANDTRDALDRLELMIALSGVELPTNVARQYIASAIQILVHITRLASGERKVMRISELAKSRDGIYNIEDIFVYRMAGYDDDGRAQGAFYATGYEPDCLRRLAAAGIELPTEMFSPRELRNESMDSFDSDSGDSDSVIESDFGDGVE; translated from the coding sequence ATGGTGACTGACGTCAAAACGCCGACCAATGGCGAAACTCGTTCGAGTGCGGACAATCGTCGCGAGTTCCAAAAACTGAAAACGCGATTGCACAGCCGCATGGTGGATGCGATCGATCTATCCAAAGCGGGCGAACTCGAAGAAGAGAAGCTTCGTGAGCAACTCCGCAATTTGGCGTCGCATCTGTGTTCGCTGGAGCAGGTGCATCTGCCGGCGAAACAAAGAGAGTCGATGGTCCGCGAGATCATGGACGAAATCTACGGATTCGGCCCGTTGGAATCCCTGATGACCGACCCGGACGTGACCGATGTGTTGGTCAACGGACCGGACCGGGTGTTTGTCGAACGACGCGGGATGCTCGAGCCGACCGATGTGCGGTTCGCCGACGAAGCCCACTTGCTGCAAGTCATCCAACGACTCGTCTCTCGTGCCGGGCGACGAATCGACGAAGTCTCGCCGATGGTCGACGCGAAACTCCCCGATGGCTCGCGATTGAATGCCGTGATCCCGCCGCTGGCGCTCGCCGGTCCCACGGTTTCGATTCGTCGATTCGCCAGTCGCGGAATCCTGTTCGAAGACATGGTCGAGAAACACTCACTCGCCCAGGAGATGGCTGACTTCCTGTCGGCAATCGTAAAAGGCCGCCTGAATGTGCTGATCAGCGGTGGTACCGGGGCCGGGAAAACCACGTTGCTCAATAACCTCAGCCGATTCGTTCCCGTTACCGAACGGGTCATTACGATCGAGCAAACGGCCGAACTGCAACTTCAACAACCGGACGTCGTTTCACTCGAAATGCGACCGGCTAACGTTGAAGGACGCGGCGAAATTGATCAGCGGGAACTGCTCAAGAACAGCCTGCGGATGCGACCGGATCGCATCATCGTGGGGGAAGCTCGGGGCGGCGAAGTCTTGGACTTACTCCAGGCAATGAACACCGGTCACGACGGTTCCATGAGTACCGTTCACGCGAATGATACCCGTGACGCTCTCGACCGTTTGGAATTGATGATCGCGTTGTCCGGGGTCGAGTTGCCGACGAATGTGGCTCGCCAGTACATCGCATCCGCGATTCAGATCCTCGTGCATATCACACGATTGGCGTCTGGGGAGCGGAAAGTCATGCGGATTTCCGAACTCGCGAAATCACGTGACGGCATCTACAACATCGAAGACATTTTCGTCTACCGCATGGCTGGTTATGACGACGACGGCCGGGCTCAAGGTGCGTTTTACGCGACCGGCTACGAACCCGACTGCCTGCGACGATTGGCCGCCGCCGGGATCGAACTGC
- the glmS gene encoding glutamine--fructose-6-phosphate transaminase (isomerizing), producing MCGIVGYIGQRDAAKFLVEGLHRLEYRGYDSAGVAVWQEDGIAVRKKAGRVDELAKLVANEPADGSVGIGHTRWATHGETTDINSHPHTGGNGEVVLVHNGVIENYTAIRAQLQSLGYVFRTQTDTEIVAHLIAHHLEEQIRLGSDPSEVQTYVDAVQVSLKKLKGTYGLAIVFRDHDDLMIVARSGSPLVIGVGEGEYFVASDASPLIGYTDEVVYLADHELAVLRKSGLELSHRDTGIHTPDIQTLDQVSSDIDLGSFDHYMLKEIFEQPQSIENALRGRINEDEATAIFGGLNMDPQQLRRIDRIVLTACGTSWHAGLVGEYLLEEFARIPTEVEYASELRYRNPPLGTRTMVFAITQSGETADTLAAMRECQRKGHPTLAICNVVGSTIAREADGGIYLHAGPEIGVASTKAFTSQVTVLTLLSLFLGRMRHMSYPAGQRIIRQLLEIPSQIEKTLQCNDVVKEVAAKYAEANNFLYLGRLYNFPAALEGALKLKEISYIHAEGYPAAEMKHGPIALVDEHTPSVFIVPRCGIYPKVLSNLAEVKARRGPVIAIACEGDEKIAELADDVIYVPDVEECLQPLVTSIPLQLLAYHIAVLRGCDVDKPRNLAKSVTVE from the coding sequence ATGTGTGGAATTGTCGGCTATATCGGACAGCGGGATGCGGCGAAGTTCTTGGTCGAAGGTTTGCACCGTTTGGAGTACCGTGGGTACGACAGTGCTGGGGTCGCGGTATGGCAGGAAGACGGCATCGCGGTTCGTAAGAAGGCGGGCCGGGTCGACGAGCTCGCCAAACTTGTCGCCAACGAGCCTGCGGATGGATCGGTCGGCATTGGCCATACCCGATGGGCGACCCACGGCGAAACGACGGATATTAATTCGCATCCACATACCGGCGGAAACGGCGAAGTTGTGTTGGTGCACAATGGGGTGATCGAAAACTACACCGCCATCCGCGCTCAACTACAATCGCTCGGCTACGTGTTCCGCACACAAACTGATACGGAAATCGTCGCCCACCTAATCGCACATCATCTCGAAGAGCAAATCCGCTTGGGCAGCGATCCAAGCGAAGTCCAGACCTATGTGGACGCCGTTCAAGTTTCGCTTAAGAAGCTAAAAGGGACCTACGGACTCGCGATTGTTTTCCGAGATCACGACGACTTAATGATCGTGGCACGCTCGGGTAGCCCGTTGGTGATTGGTGTTGGCGAAGGCGAATACTTCGTAGCCAGCGATGCCAGTCCGCTGATCGGCTACACGGATGAAGTCGTGTATTTAGCAGATCATGAATTGGCCGTTCTTCGGAAGAGTGGGTTGGAACTTTCTCATCGAGACACCGGGATTCACACGCCGGACATTCAAACGCTCGACCAAGTTTCCAGTGATATTGATTTGGGTTCGTTCGATCACTACATGCTCAAGGAAATCTTTGAGCAACCGCAATCCATTGAGAACGCTCTTCGCGGGCGGATCAACGAAGACGAAGCCACCGCGATCTTCGGTGGTTTGAACATGGACCCGCAACAACTTCGTCGGATCGATCGGATTGTTCTAACAGCATGCGGAACCAGTTGGCATGCGGGACTTGTCGGCGAGTATCTCCTCGAGGAATTCGCACGGATTCCAACCGAAGTGGAGTATGCCAGCGAATTGCGGTATCGAAATCCGCCTTTGGGCACTCGCACGATGGTCTTCGCGATTACACAAAGTGGAGAAACCGCAGACACGCTGGCCGCGATGCGGGAATGTCAGCGAAAAGGTCACCCGACGCTCGCGATCTGCAACGTCGTTGGTTCCACGATCGCCCGGGAAGCCGACGGTGGAATTTATCTTCACGCCGGGCCGGAAATCGGTGTCGCATCGACGAAGGCGTTCACGTCGCAGGTCACGGTGTTGACACTGCTGTCCTTGTTCTTAGGACGAATGCGGCACATGTCGTATCCGGCTGGTCAACGAATCATTCGTCAGTTGCTCGAAATACCATCGCAGATTGAGAAGACACTTCAGTGTAATGATGTCGTCAAAGAAGTCGCTGCGAAGTACGCCGAGGCGAACAACTTCCTGTATCTCGGGCGGCTGTACAACTTCCCGGCGGCGCTTGAAGGTGCATTGAAGCTCAAAGAAATTAGCTATATCCACGCCGAAGGCTACCCGGCGGCCGAGATGAAACACGGCCCGATCGCTCTGGTCGATGAGCACACGCCGAGTGTGTTTATCGTGCCACGTTGCGGGATCTATCCAAAAGTCTTGAGCAATCTGGCCGAAGTGAAAGCCCGTCGTGGCCCAGTCATCGCGATTGCCTGCGAAGGTGACGAGAAGATCGCGGAGTTGGCTGACGACGTGATCTACGTACCTGACGTCGAGGAATGTTTGCAGCCGTTGGTCACATCCATCCCGCTGCAACTGCTGGCGTATCACATTGCCGTCCTGCGGGGCTGTGATGTAGACAAACCTCGTAACTTGGCCAAAAGCGTGACGGTCGAATAA
- a CDS encoding TadE/TadG family type IV pilus assembly protein produces MNVQTLKLNDGKPKRRRGVMSMELAMLLPILMVILAGMFEFSLLFYARGDAIEAVRLGARFAAMPGATEEEVNEVVKRSLKPRLAANAIVGVDWGEFTGEPVAVGVWIPSADIAPNLLWPIGFDLDDQRPLYAEAHAVME; encoded by the coding sequence ATGAACGTCCAAACTCTCAAACTCAACGATGGAAAACCGAAGCGGCGTCGCGGTGTGATGAGCATGGAACTGGCAATGTTGTTGCCGATTCTCATGGTCATCCTTGCGGGCATGTTCGAGTTCTCGCTGCTGTTTTACGCACGCGGCGATGCCATCGAAGCCGTTCGTTTGGGAGCTCGTTTCGCGGCCATGCCCGGAGCGACGGAAGAAGAAGTGAATGAAGTCGTCAAACGATCTCTCAAACCGCGACTGGCGGCGAACGCGATCGTGGGCGTCGATTGGGGCGAGTTCACCGGCGAACCGGTGGCCGTTGGCGTATGGATTCCATCTGCGGACATTGCCCCGAACCTACTTTGGCCGATCGGTTTCGACCTGGACGACCAACGTCCGCTGTATGCCGAAGCCCATGCGGTTATGGAATAA
- a CDS encoding A24 family peptidase, protein MPAYLVVFLIAVAGFTLLTTYWDIFHLKIPNKFTLPMFAAGLVFQLIFNGWSGREPEIGRVVVGGAGLGSALLAFVIGFGIIFVLWMIGGGGGGDVKLMGALSVWLGFWMTLHVLAVGTAVVMVLSVLKLVWSVLRRGPRKTKEKYIATGKTSKREAAKRKLETISEKQGRRLMTFAGATAIATWIVVGWHLYRTNPFA, encoded by the coding sequence ATGCCGGCGTACTTGGTTGTCTTCCTGATCGCGGTTGCGGGGTTCACGCTGTTGACCACGTATTGGGACATCTTTCATCTCAAGATCCCGAACAAGTTTACCCTTCCGATGTTTGCAGCCGGGTTGGTATTTCAACTCATCTTCAACGGATGGAGCGGGCGTGAACCGGAAATCGGTCGGGTGGTGGTCGGCGGAGCCGGCTTGGGAAGTGCGTTGCTGGCGTTCGTGATCGGCTTCGGCATCATCTTCGTACTATGGATGATCGGCGGTGGCGGTGGCGGTGACGTGAAACTCATGGGTGCGTTGAGTGTCTGGCTAGGTTTCTGGATGACACTCCATGTGCTGGCCGTTGGAACGGCTGTTGTGATGGTCCTCTCCGTGCTGAAGCTGGTGTGGAGCGTGCTCCGTCGCGGACCACGCAAGACAAAAGAGAAATACATCGCCACCGGAAAAACCAGCAAACGGGAAGCGGCCAAACGCAAGCTGGAAACAATCAGCGAAAAGCAAGGTCGTCGCCTCATGACTTTCGCCGGTGCGACGGCCATCGCAACTTGGATTGTGGTGGGATGGCATCTGTACCGGACCAATCCCTTCGCTTGA